The following are from one region of the Nicotiana tomentosiformis chromosome 7, ASM39032v3, whole genome shotgun sequence genome:
- the LOC104090385 gene encoding nuclear polyadenylated RNA-binding protein 3-like, producing MFPLLLNYFHDISSLFSIQLFTCSTERNYIFLLCNGILVFIIKNSGLIGNISDLKESHKEKSREYQNPVVSETKTEKDSSVLKASRVQTKAEKVFEKVVEIENQCGEEEEEKEEGIMNQDLVIVGIANENEDEAYNQENNVEIIEEDEEEEELEETLEELHKKCEDFIKRIKKEINMTN from the coding sequence atgtttcctcttCTTCTCaattattttcatgacatttctTCATTATTTTCCATTCAACTTTTCACCTGTAGCACTGAGAGGaattatattttccttctttgtaaTGGAATTCTTGTTTTTATAATCAAGAATTCAGGGCTAATTGGTAATATTTCTGACCTTAAAGAAAGTCACAAGGAGAAATCCAGAGAATATCAAAATCCAGTTGTTTCGGAAACAAAGACGGAAAAGGATAGTTCGGTGCTCAAAGCATCGCGAGTTCAAACAAAGGCAGAAAAAGTTTTCGAAAAAGTTGTTGAAATTGAAAACCAAtgtggagaagaagaagaagaaaaagaagaaggaataaTGAATCAGGATTTGGTTATTGTTGGAATAGCTAATGAGAATGAAGATGAAGCTTATAATCAAGAAAATAATGTTGAAATtattgaagaagatgaagaagaagaagaattagaAGAAACATTAGAAGAGTTGCACAAGAAGTGTGAAGATTTTATAAAGAGAATTAAGAAAGAGATTAATATGACGAATTGA
- the LOC138895233 gene encoding uncharacterized protein translates to MDRYQPYNRDQRSSGSGRNPMRNERRNDRGQNNRGPMTKNSFDGFIGPKEALRLSEYNFNVDVVAIVSAIGRIKDTKWPRPLQSDPTQRDPNHMCKYHGTHGHRTEDCRPLREKVARLFNNGHLREFLSDRAKNHFRNMDSNKQIEHEEPQHVITMIIDGVDIPQGPMLKRTKVSITREKQTRDYIPKGTLSFNDEDTEGIVKPHNDALVKSIIVNKIRVKHVLINLDSSANNIRMRVVEQLGLQDQIVLAVWVLNGFNMACETTKGEIMLPVNTAGAIQKIKFYVIEGDMSCNALFGRLWIHNMRAVPSTQH, encoded by the coding sequence ATGGATCGGTATCAGCCATATAATAGAGATCAGAGAAGCAGTGGGTCCGGGAGGAACCCCATGAGAaacgaaaggagaaatgatcgaggtCAGAACAACCGGGGACCCATGACCAAAAACAGCTTTGACGGGTTCATCGGTCCTAAAGAAGCGCTAaggctatcggaatacaactttaatgttgaTGTTGtcgccattgtatcagctatcgggcgcatcaaagataccaaatggcctcgacctctacaatctgatccaacccaaagggatcctaaccatatgtgcaaatatcatggcactcacggacACAGAACAGAAGATTGTCGACCGCTAAGAGAGAAAGTGGCCAGACTATTTAATAATGGGCAtctccgagaattcttgagcgaccgagcaaAAAACCATTTCAGGAACATGGATTCTAACAAGCAGATAGAACATGAAgagcctcagcacgtcattaCCATGATCATCGATGGGGTTGATATCCCacaggggccgatgttgaaacgcaccaaagtgtccatcactagggagaaacaAACACGAGACTACATACCGaaaggaactttatctttcaacgacgaagaTACGGAAGGGATTGTAAAGCCCCACAATGATGCGCTGGTAAAATCTATAATTGTAAATAAAATTCGAGTTAAACATGTGTTAATTAATCTAGATAGCTCGGCCAACAACATTCGAatgagggtcgtggagcagcttggtctacaagaccaaatcgtaCTTGCAGTAtgggttctaaacggattcaacatggcatgtgaaaccactaagggcgagataatgtTACCAGTAAACACCGCCGGGGCCATccagaaaataaaattttacgtgatcgaaggagacatgagctGTAATGCTCTATTCGGGAGGttgtggatccacaacatgagggcggtgccCTCAACACAGCACTAG